A stretch of the Xiphophorus couchianus chromosome 15, X_couchianus-1.0, whole genome shotgun sequence genome encodes the following:
- the pgfa gene encoding vascular endothelial growth factor A isoform X2, translating to MYLLLVPLLLTPVQMLNLPGKERPTAMGFREVLDKSFCRPIEQHVNVETEFPGGVEDFYIPHCVSLFRCSGCCIDETRECYPVVERNITLEVSRSNQVVNLTFVEHQECGVRLKEYQNNTSKEDSLRDRPRRRKHRRRRCEKCQFSH from the exons ATGTACCTCCTGCTGGTTCCTCTGCTGCTCACTCCAGTCCAA aTGCTCAATCTTCCAGGGAAGGAAAGGCCAACGG caATGGGATTCAGGGAGGTGCTAGACAAGAGCTTTTGTCGACCGATCGAGCAGCATGTGAACGTGGAGACGGAGTTCCCTGGCGGCGTGGAGGATTTCTACATACCTCATTGCGTCTCACTGTTCCGCTGCTCGGGCTGCTGCATTGATGAGACTCGGGAGTGCTACCCTGTCGTTGAACGCAACATCACCTTGGAG GTGAGTCGGTCGAATCAGGTCGTCAACCTCACGTTTGTGGAGCATCAGGAGTGTGGAGTGAG GCTGAAAGAGTATCAGAATAACACAAG CAAGGAGGACTCTCTCAGGGACAGACCTCGAAGGAGGAAGCACAGGAGGAGAAGATGCGAAAA GTGCCAGTTCTCTCACTAG
- the pgfa gene encoding vascular endothelial growth factor A isoform X1, which translates to MYLLLVPLLLTPVQMLNLPGKERPTAMGFREVLDKSFCRPIEQHVNVETEFPGGVEDFYIPHCVSLFRCSGCCIDETRECYPVVERNITLEVRSDHGRFQTQSIARNVHFPALPPVCRLKEYQNNTSKEDSLRDRPRRRKHRRRRCEKCQFSH; encoded by the exons ATGTACCTCCTGCTGGTTCCTCTGCTGCTCACTCCAGTCCAA aTGCTCAATCTTCCAGGGAAGGAAAGGCCAACGG caATGGGATTCAGGGAGGTGCTAGACAAGAGCTTTTGTCGACCGATCGAGCAGCATGTGAACGTGGAGACGGAGTTCCCTGGCGGCGTGGAGGATTTCTACATACCTCATTGCGTCTCACTGTTCCGCTGCTCGGGCTGCTGCATTGATGAGACTCGGGAGTGCTACCCTGTCGTTGAACGCAACATCACCTTGGAGGTGAGGAGCGACCACGGGCGCTTTCAAACACAGTCGATTGCACGAAACGTTCACTTCCCTGCCCTCCCTCCTGTCTGCAG GCTGAAAGAGTATCAGAATAACACAAG CAAGGAGGACTCTCTCAGGGACAGACCTCGAAGGAGGAAGCACAGGAGGAGAAGATGCGAAAA GTGCCAGTTCTCTCACTAG
- the cipcb gene encoding CLOCK-interacting pacemaker — MMSTKRKAESLRPCIMKCRGSQVDSERDSGFSDASSEHQSTMDTTDSEDSPQPRGQKGATGAGSGPKPSQLAVVGGSYSGLSPMIIMNNVVLKQPVENPPSMKPWGFSPAVEVVQPVVPQSQVVFLQPVVSRQASPSSKEAASKHRRSKKYFPILKSYPKIAPHPGDSSASSGRGTASSSSSSSFSTTSSSSGSEKCSSLTSNLWEQCPREKVQRSLCSSTSNSRAASPSLPGTPSTPSTMSPLLQSRLSLPAAETSSGVTPATERPSLAADAPPFGHSTNQALTLDSISSLECNESDGNPDTKRKRFCNTYNILSKSGLLDITLRTKELLRQNQSTQNELDRLKKHTDLFFQALQSGDTSICMKLLTSLREEDRDRAAQL, encoded by the exons ATGATGAGCACCAAGAGGAAGGCAGAGAGTCTCCGACCTTGCATCATGAAGTGCAGAGGCTCCCAGGTGGACTCAGAAAGAGACTCTGGATTCTCAG ACGCCAGCTCAGAACACCAGAGCACCATGGACACCACGGACTCTGAGGATTCTCCTCAGCCCAGAGGGCAGAAAGGGGCGACGGGTGCTGGTTCAGGCCCAAAGCCCTCCCAGCTGGCTGTGGTTGGAGGCTCCTACTCCGGACTCTCGCCTATGATCATAATGAACAACGTTGTGCTCAAGCAG CCTGTGGAGAACCCGCCCTCTATGAAGCCGTGGGGCTTCAGCCCCGCTGTGGAAGTGGTGCAGCCCGTGGTGCCGCAGTCGCAGGTGGTCTTTCTGCAGCCGGTGGTCTCCCGCCAAGCTTCGCCATCCTCCAAGGAGGCCGCCTCCAAGCACAGACGCtctaaaaagtattttccaatCTTAAAGTCCTACCCTAAGATCGCCCCTCATCCTGGGGACAGCTCTGCTTCCTCGGGAAGAGGaactgcttcttcttcttcttcttcttccttctccACCACCTCGTCTTCATCGGGGTCAGAGAAATGCAGCTCGTTGACCTCTAACCTTTGGGAACAATGTCCGAGAGAGAAGGTGCAGAGATCTCTGTGTAGCAGCACCAGCAACTCCAGAGCTGCTTCCCCCAGTCTTCCTGGTACTCCCAGTACTCCCAGTACCATGTCCCCGCTGCTCCAGAGCAGACTCTCCCTCCCCGCAGCAGAAACCAGCAGCGGCGTCACGCCCGCCACAGAGAGGCCTTCGTTGGCGGCCGACGCCCCGCCCTTCGGTCACTCCACGAACCAGGCGCTCACGCTGGACAGCATCTCCTCTCTGGAGTGCAACGAGAGCGACGGCAACCCGGACACCAAGAGGAAGCGCTTCTGCAACACGTACAACATCCTGAGCAAGTCGGGGCTGCTGGACATCACGCTCCGCACCAAGGAGCTGCTCCGGCAGAACCAAAGCACGCAGAACGAGCTGGACCGGCTGAAGAAGCACACGGACCTGTTCTTCCAGGCGCTGCAGAGCGGGGACACCAGCATCTGCATGAAGCTGCTCACCAGTCTCCGGGAGGAGGACAGGGACAGAGCTGCTCAGCTGTGA
- the znf410 gene encoding zinc finger protein 410, giving the protein MLSDELDSKPELLVQFVQNASIPLVQSLEDSESKHSCLPLLAPAESSLCSPLELTGGGLGQEPDSSSSLPEFGGVPQQSPLVVQTHAQPPAPQSPPAMLHDLQQPDSTSYVLLNLAKGITASSESLIFAADGTVDDEDEGIPSDYGMDGSAPWYLRVQELAHDSLIAATRAQLARDAKANQDARAAGVGNGDHHTHGSIEDGEDKRELLPPRPGRPLSKQVLRCSFEGCGRTFTWPAHLKYHLKTHRNDRMFQCSAEGCGKSFYVLQRLQVHMRTHNGEKPFICKEKNCGKKFTTAGNLKNHRRIHTGEKPFLCEADGCGRSFAEYSSLRKHMLVHSGEKPHVCGICGKTFSQSGSRNVHMRKRHGEEGLAADGRETGEALTQSSLLEADGENGGGLVTMTTAVEPMNLHHAMLRSPGSADSVVVLAQPHELVTMTTEGHAYGDDVVALL; this is encoded by the exons ATGCTTTCTGATGAGCTGGACTCTAAACCAGAG CTGCTGGTGCAGTTTGTCCAGAATGCCTCCATCCCATTGGTCCAGAGTCTGGAGGACTCGGAGTCCAAACACTCCTGCCTGCCTCTGCTGGCCCCAGCTGAGAGCTCTCTGTGCTCTCCTCTGGAGCTCACAG GTGGAGGCCTGGGCCAGGAGCCGGACAGTTCTTCCTCGCTGCCGGAGTTCGGCGGTGTGCCGCAGCAAAGCCCGCTGGTGGTCCAGACCCACGCTCAGCCTCCGGCGCCGCAGAGCCCCCCGGCTATGCTGCACGACCTGCAGCAGCCCGACAGCACCTCCTACGTCCTGCTGAACCTCGCCAAAG GCATCACGGCctcctccgagtcgctgatcTTTGCCGCCGACGGCACCGTGGACGACGAAGACGAGGGCATTCCCTCGGACTACGGGATGGACGGCAGCGCCCCTTGGTACCTGAGGGTTCAGGAGCTGGCACACGACAGCCTGATTGCGGCGACGCGGGCGCAGCTCGCACGAGACGCCAAGGCCAACCAGGACGCCAGAGCAGCGGGCGTCGGTAACG GTGACCACCACACGCACGGCTCGATCGAAGACGGGGAAGACAAGCGGGAGCTGCTGCCGCCTCGGCCCGGCCGCCCGCTCTCCAAGCAGGTCCTGCGCTGCTCGTTCGAGGGCTGCGGCAGGACGTTCACCTGGCCAGCTCACCTCAAGTATCACCTCAAAACGCACAG GAACGACCGGATGTTCCAGTGCAGCGCCGAAGGCTGCGGGAAGAGTTTCTACGTGCTGCAGAGGTTGCAGGTTCACATGAGGACTCACAACGGCGAGAAGCCCTTCATCTGCAAGGAGAAGAACTGTGGCAAGAAGTTCACCACCGCTGGAAATTTAAAGAACCACAGGCGCATACACACAG gtgagaagcctttcctGTGCGAGGCAGATGGCTGCGGGCGGTCCTTCGCCGAGTATTCCAGTCTCCGGAAGCACATGCTCGTACACTCGG GTGAGAAGCCTCACGTGTGCGGGATCTGTGGGAAGACTTTCTCTCAGTCCGGCAGCAGAAACGTTCACATGAGGAAGAGGCACGGGGAGGAGGGGCTGGCTGCTGACGGCAGAGAAACAG GAGAGGCTCTAACACAAAGCAGCCTGCTGGAGGCAGATGGTGAGAATGGAGGTGGTTTggtcaccatgacaacagctGTGGAGCCCATGAATCTTCATCATGCGATGCTGAGATCACCAG GATCTGCAGACTCGGTGGTAGTCCTTGCTCAGCCGCATGAGCTGGTGACCATGACAACGGAGGGCCATGCTTACGGAGACGACGTGGTTGCTCTGCTTTAG